In Campylobacter sp. MIT 12-8780, the genomic stretch TTTATCTGGAAAGTATTTATTGAATCTTTTTGCAGTATCGCCTTGATATACACCAAGTTCAGCTATGCTTCCTTTAATATCCTTTTGGGAAAAAATTTGAGCTAATTTAGCTAAAAATTTTTCAAGTGGTTCATAATAACTTTGATAAAAAGGATTAATGATCTTATCTTGAGCTATGTTAAACTCATCTTTAAGTTGCTTTATAATGTCTTCTCCACAAACTGAAGCTACAAAAATTTGATCAAAATTTGTTTGTGTTAAGATTTGAGGTGATTGCACCATAAAGCTTTTTTCTTGCAATTCAATCATCGTGCCATGCTTTTTTGAATCATTATCCACAAAAAAGAGTATTTCATACCCCCCCCCCCAGCCTATTATTTAAAATTTGAGCAGCGACTTCTCTACCGCCAGTAGCTGCACCAAAGATGATGATTTTTTTCATTGTTTCTCCTTTAAAATTTGATTTGCTTTTTCTAAATCCTCTTTAGTATTTATATCAAGACTTTCTTTTTCGCTCATTATATAAGGCAGGCTTTTTGGGATTAAAAAGCTTTTGTGTTTTTTAAAAAGTTCTGTTTTTACTATATAAATTGCACCATTGCTCATAAAAACTTCAGGCAAAGCTTGACGAGGTGTGAAAGGAAAGTCATTATTACAAATTCCTTTTAAGTCCCCATTTTCATCTAAGATAAAAGCTTTTAACAGCTCTTTGTCAGCTAGCTTAACACTCATTAAGCTATTGGCATGTTCGCTTTGAAATTTATGAAAGGCTTCATCAATGTGCTTGTGTGTTCTAAAAGGTGAAGTTGGTTGAAGTAGGATAATATTTTCAAAGCCCTCAAAATGTGTTAAGGCGTGCAGTATCAAGCCATCGCTTCTAGCGTTATCTGTTGCAAGTTCTTGAGGGCGAAGCAAAGGTTTAATGTTGTTTTCTTTAGCATAGGCTAGATATTCTTTAGAATCACTACTTAAAACAATTTCATCTATACAAGTAG encodes the following:
- a CDS encoding acylneuraminate cytidylyltransferase family protein, which encodes MTLAIIPARAGSKGIKNKNLALLDGKPLLYYTFEAAKKATCIDEIVLSSDSKEYLAYAKENNIKPLLRPQELATDNARSDGLILHALTHFEGFENIILLQPTSPFRTHKHIDEAFHKFQSEHANSLMSVKLADKELLKAFILDENGDLKGICNNDFPFTPRQALPEVFMSNGAIYIVKTELFKKHKSFLIPKSLPYIMSEKESLDINTKEDLEKANQILKEKQ